The proteins below are encoded in one region of Thermus albus:
- a CDS encoding TRAP transporter large permease yields the protein MNLESLMPPLMFLALVVFLLSGYPVAFSLGAVGIVFGFLGIALDIFPAPLLKAMPDRIFGIMSNQLLLAVPFFTFMGIILEKSGLAEDLLDTMGKLFGPLRGGLALSVVFVGAILAATTGVVAASVMAMGLISLPIMLKYGYNPRLASGVILGSATLAQIIPPSVVLIVLSDQLGVSVGDMYKAALIPAGLTVGLYFLYVIYVALFRPTWAPALPLEARPDAGKEAQAAFALLSYLLVGVGAYAVGRFLPAWAEWLEVLLALGVWSLVLLPWIRKNPLLRRALLSMVPPLVLIFLVLGTVLIGLATPTEAGAMGVVGALILAALNRRLSFKVLYGAMEGTAKLTAFVIFILIGSTLFSLVFRGVDGDLWVEGFLTGLPGGEVGFILFVMVLVFLLGFFIDFFEIAFIALPLLAIGAEALNIDKLWFGLLVGVNLQTSFLTPPFGFALFYLRNVAPKEVKTADIYLGGIPFIGLQLLVLLFVYFMREPILRFVSGMGFGG from the coding sequence ATGAACCTGGAAAGCCTCATGCCCCCCCTGATGTTTTTGGCCTTGGTGGTGTTCTTGCTCTCCGGCTACCCTGTGGCCTTCTCCTTGGGGGCGGTGGGCATCGTGTTTGGCTTTTTGGGCATAGCCTTGGATATCTTTCCTGCCCCCCTCCTGAAGGCCATGCCCGACCGGATCTTCGGCATCATGTCCAACCAGCTCCTCCTGGCCGTTCCCTTCTTCACCTTCATGGGGATCATCCTGGAGAAAAGCGGCCTGGCCGAAGACCTTCTGGACACCATGGGGAAGCTCTTCGGGCCCCTTAGGGGGGGCTTGGCCCTAAGCGTGGTCTTTGTGGGGGCCATCCTGGCGGCCACCACGGGTGTGGTGGCCGCCAGCGTCATGGCCATGGGCCTTATCTCCTTGCCCATCATGCTCAAGTACGGATATAACCCCCGGCTAGCTAGCGGGGTTATCCTGGGCTCGGCCACCCTGGCCCAGATCATCCCCCCCAGCGTGGTCCTCATCGTGCTTTCGGACCAGCTTGGGGTTTCCGTGGGGGATATGTACAAGGCGGCCCTGATTCCCGCTGGGCTCACCGTGGGCCTTTACTTTCTTTACGTGATCTACGTGGCCCTTTTCCGTCCCACATGGGCCCCAGCCCTTCCCCTCGAGGCCCGCCCCGATGCCGGCAAGGAAGCCCAGGCGGCCTTTGCCTTGCTCTCCTACCTGCTCGTGGGGGTGGGGGCCTATGCCGTAGGGCGCTTTTTGCCTGCCTGGGCGGAGTGGCTGGAGGTCCTCCTGGCCTTGGGGGTCTGGTCCCTGGTGCTCCTTCCTTGGATCCGGAAAAACCCCCTTCTCAGAAGGGCCCTTCTTTCCATGGTGCCCCCCCTGGTCCTCATCTTCCTGGTCTTGGGCACCGTGCTCATCGGCCTGGCTACCCCCACCGAGGCCGGGGCCATGGGGGTGGTGGGGGCTTTGATCCTGGCGGCTTTGAACAGGAGGCTTTCCTTTAAGGTCCTCTACGGGGCCATGGAGGGCACGGCCAAGCTCACGGCCTTCGTCATCTTCATCCTCATCGGTTCCACCCTCTTCAGCCTGGTCTTCCGGGGGGTGGATGGGGACCTTTGGGTGGAGGGCTTCCTCACGGGCCTCCCGGGGGGCGAGGTGGGGTTCATCCTTTTCGTGATGGTGCTGGTGTTCCTGCTGGGCTTCTTCATAGACTTCTTTGAGATCGCCTTCATCGCCTTGCCCCTTTTGGCCATCGGGGCCGAGGCCTTGAACATAGACAAGCTCTGGTTCGGCCTCCTGGTGGGGGTGAACCTGCAGACCTCCTTCCTCACCCCACCCTTCGGCTTCGCCCTCTTCTACTTGCGGAATGTGGCCCCCAAGGAAGTAAAGACCGCGGATATCTACCTGGGGGGTATTCCCTTCATCGGGCTACAGCTTCTGGTTCTCCTCTTCGTTTACTTCATGCGGGAACCCATCCTGCGCTTTGTGAGCGGTATGGGTTTTGGGGGGTAG
- a CDS encoding TRAP transporter small permease subunit: protein MRLLLGLSRAIDALTEVVGKVTVWLVLLVALLSAGNAIMRYGFSYSSNAYLEAQWYMFSLIFLLGGAYALKHNAHVRIDLVFGRFSRRTQAWIDVVGTVFFLLPMAVGVIYLSWPWAQSSFLGREMSPDVGGLPRWPIKLALPLGFALLALQGISELIKRLAYLTGHLQLQEEEREVLE, encoded by the coding sequence ATGCGGCTTCTCCTAGGTCTTTCTAGAGCCATAGATGCCCTTACCGAGGTGGTGGGAAAGGTAACCGTGTGGCTGGTGCTTTTGGTGGCCCTCCTTTCCGCGGGTAACGCCATTATGCGCTACGGCTTCAGCTACAGTTCCAACGCCTACCTCGAGGCCCAGTGGTACATGTTCAGCCTCATCTTCCTCCTGGGCGGGGCCTACGCCTTGAAGCACAACGCCCACGTGCGCATTGACCTCGTCTTTGGTCGCTTCTCCAGGCGCACCCAGGCTTGGATTGACGTGGTGGGGACGGTGTTTTTCCTCCTGCCCATGGCCGTGGGGGTGATCTACCTCTCCTGGCCTTGGGCCCAGAGCTCCTTCCTGGGGAGGGAGATGTCCCCCGACGTGGGCGGTCTTCCCCGCTGGCCCATCAAGCTGGCCCTGCCCTTGGGGTTTGCCCTGCTGGCCCTGCAGGGCATTTCTGAGCTCATCAAGCGCCTCGCCTACCTCACGGGGCATCTGCAACTCCAAGAGGAGGAACGGGAGGTGCTGGAATGA